The Candidatus Gracilibacteria bacterium genome window below encodes:
- the rplX gene encoding 50S ribosomal protein L24 produces MKKMKIHTGDIVRIIAGKNKFRIEGEKKIPFEGKVLQAFPDKEKIIVEGANIITKHVKKQGTTPGQKIQFEKPIHVSNVMLICPDTKKPTRVRIVQGKTTDRISVKSGKKIG; encoded by the coding sequence ATGAAAAAAATGAAAATACATACATGAGACATTGTCCGCATCATCGCAGGCAAAAATAAGTTTCGTATTGAAGGTGAAAAAAAGATTCCTTTTGAGGGCAAAGTCCTTCAGGCATTTCCTGACAAAGAGAAGATTATCGTCGAAGGAGCAAATATCATCACAAAACACGTCAAGAAACAAGGGACAACACCAGGTCAAAAGATCCAATTCGAAAAACCTATCCATGTCTCAAATGTGATGCTCATCTGCCCTGATACCAAAAAGCCAACTCGCGTACGTATCGTACAAGGTAAAACTACAGACCGCATCTCTGTAAAATCTGGTAAAAAAATCGGTTAA
- the rplN gene encoding 50S ribosomal protein L14, with translation MIQKESRLVVADNSGAHEVLCFCILGGTRHRFARVGDIIKCSVKKAQPDGQVKNHEVVFAVIVRTKKPVKRADGSTIRSDDNACVIVDDKGAPKGSRIFGPVFRELRADKRFKAIISKAPEVL, from the coding sequence ATGATACAAAAAGAATCAAGATTGGTCGTCGCAGATAACTCTGGTGCTCACGAAGTACTGTGTTTCTGTATCCTCGGCGGAACACGTCATCGTTTTGCACGTGTCGGCGATATCATCAAATGTTCTGTCAAAAAAGCACAGCCAGATGGACAAGTCAAAAATCACGAAGTCGTCTTCGCTGTCATCGTACGAACCAAAAAACCCGTGAAACGCGCTGATGGTTCAACCATTCGTTCTGATGACAATGCCTGCGTTATCGTTGATGACAAGGGCGCACCAAAAGGATCTCGTATCTTCTGACCCGTTTTCCGAGAGTTACGAGCTGACAAACGATTCAAGGCCATCATCAGTAAAGCCCCAGAAGTCCTCTAA
- the rplB gene encoding 50S ribosomal protein L2 — translation MPIKLYKPTSPGRRGMSVNTFTEITADKPFKKLTTNRKSSGGRNSAGRISVRFRGGGHKRRLRIMDFKFQKRDITSVVQTIEYDPNRSAWISLVLDADGEHRYVLAHSTMKVGDVIVTSDDAKLLPGNRLKVSNIPTGLFVHNVELEIGKGAQAVRSAGASAQIISQEGEYTQIKLNSSEIRLVHKECFATIGIVSNGDHNQITIGKAGRSRWLGRRPHVLGSSMNPVDHPHGGGEGHTSIGRQPSTPWGKPALGVKTRKNKRTNRWISKNKHGSLVA, via the coding sequence ATGCCAATCAAACTCTACAAACCTACATCACCAGGTCGACGATGAATGTCAGTCAATACGTTTACTGAGATCACAGCAGACAAGCCATTTAAAAAACTTACGACGAATCGTAAGAGTAGTGGTGGACGAAACTCTGCTGGCCGTATCAGCGTACGTTTCCGAGGTGGTGGACACAAGAGACGTCTTCGTATCATGGATTTCAAATTCCAGAAACGAGATATCACTTCTGTCGTTCAAACAATCGAATACGATCCAAATCGATCAGCGTGGATTTCTCTCGTTCTCGACGCAGATGGGGAGCACCGTTATGTCCTCGCTCATTCGACGATGAAAGTCGGTGATGTCATTGTCACTTCTGATGACGCTAAGCTCCTTCCAGGCAATCGTCTCAAAGTCAGCAATATCCCAACGGGTCTCTTTGTACATAATGTCGAACTCGAAATCGGAAAAGGCGCTCAAGCCGTTCGATCTGCTGGCGCATCAGCACAGATTATCTCACAAGAAGGTGAATATACGCAGATCAAGCTCAACTCAAGTGAAATACGACTCGTTCATAAAGAATGTTTTGCTACGATCGGTATCGTCAGTAATGGAGATCACAATCAAATCACAATAGGAAAGGCAGGTCGTAGTCGATGGCTCGGTCGTCGTCCTCATGTCCTCGGTTCGTCTATGAATCCAGTCGATCACCCACACGGAGGATGAGAAGGTCATACGTCTATCGGACGACAGCCCTCTACTCCATGGGGGAAACCAGCTCTCGGAGTCAAGACTCGCAAAAACAAACGTACCAATCGATGGATTTCTAAAAACAAACACGGTTCTCTCGTTGCTTAA
- a CDS encoding uS17 family ribosomal protein: protein MRTKTGVVVSAKMQKTVVVKTTEYHRHFKYAKDVPFSKKFHAHTEEPIAEGTTVTIEETTPRSKTVCWKVIK, encoded by the coding sequence ATGCGAACAAAAACAGGTGTAGTCGTTTCTGCAAAAATGCAAAAAACAGTTGTTGTCAAAACAACCGAATACCACAGACATTTCAAATATGCGAAGGATGTTCCTTTTTCTAAAAAGTTCCATGCTCACACAGAAGAGCCAATAGCAGAAGGGACGACTGTCACTATCGAGGAGACAACCCCACGCTCAAAGACTGTTTGTTGGAAAGTAATCAAGTAG
- the rpsC gene encoding 30S ribosomal protein S3 encodes MGHKVSPISWRIGVTRSWASTGYYDKKEYTDAIQKDVLIREAIRKSFKGLPVGHITITHSDAGMKVAIYTSRTALILGKNGESITLLQKKLALICDHPVQVDVKEVKNPDIHATLVGDSIGRQIERRLPYRRVIKQAIAKAMEKGAKGIKVTISGRVNGAEIARREVYKEGNIPTQTIRATIDYAVEHALTQYGIIGLKVWIYKGDVEKN; translated from the coding sequence ATGTGACACAAAGTTAGTCCAATATCATGGCGCATCGGCGTCACCCGCTCATGGGCATCAACCGGATACTACGATAAAAAGGAGTACACCGATGCTATCCAAAAAGACGTCTTGATTCGTGAAGCGATTCGAAAATCTTTCAAAGGACTTCCAGTCGGACATATCACTATCACGCACAGCGATGCTGGTATGAAAGTAGCCATCTATACCTCTCGTACAGCATTGATTCTCGGTAAAAATGGTGAGAGCATCACACTGCTTCAAAAGAAGCTTGCTCTTATCTGCGACCACCCAGTACAGGTCGACGTAAAAGAAGTAAAAAATCCTGATATTCACGCAACGCTCGTTGGTGACAGCATCGGACGACAGATTGAAAGACGTCTCCCATACCGTCGTGTTATCAAACAAGCCATCGCAAAAGCTATGGAAAAAGGAGCGAAAGGAATCAAAGTCACTATCTCTGGACGTGTGAATGGTGCTGAAATCGCTCGACGAGAAGTCTACAAAGAAGGGAATATCCCAACTCAGACCATTCGTGCTACGATTGATTACGCGGTTGAACATGCTCTCACTCAATATGGTATCATCGGACTCAAAGTCTGGATCTACAAATGAGACGTAGAGAAGAATTAA
- the rplD gene encoding 50S ribosomal protein L4, with amino-acid sequence MTTITTPTLSTLSPTFFSAIPHLDVLSRLLLLQGNNGRFPIAHTKSRSSRSGSTRKLTKQKGGGRSRIGSARSPVRRGGGVAFGPRSNANFHISMNAGERRLGLASALSLKAAADQIRVLGSLSQKTSEMAEALKSLIAEGTILFVITADEKLKNRGIKNLANSHVDVVTHLSPAEVLKYDFCVFTQAALDTLPTHFSS; translated from the coding sequence ATGACTACTATCACGACTCCTACTCTCTCGACACTCAGTCCTACATTCTTTAGTGCTATCCCGCATTTAGATGTCTTGAGCCGTCTTCTCCTGCTCCAAGGGAACAACGGTCGTTTTCCTATCGCTCATACCAAGAGTCGTAGCTCACGATCTGGATCAACTCGCAAACTCACAAAACAAAAGGGTGGTGGTCGATCTCGTATCGGTAGTGCTCGTTCTCCCGTTCGACGTGGAGGTTGAGTTGCTTTCGGTCCACGAAGCAATGCGAATTTTCATATCAGTATGAATGCTGGTGAACGTCGTCTCGGACTCGCTTCAGCGCTTTCTCTCAAGGCAGCTGCTGATCAAATCCGTGTTCTCGGTTCTCTCTCACAAAAAACATCTGAAATGGCCGAAGCTTTGAAATCTTTGATTGCTGAAGGAACTATCCTCTTCGTCATCACAGCTGATGAAAAACTCAAGAATCGTGGTATCAAAAATCTCGCAAATTCTCACGTCGATGTCGTGACACACTTGAGCCCAGCTGAAGTATTGAAATATGATTTCTGTGTCTTCACGCAAGCAGCTCTCGATACGCTTCCTACTCATTTCTCATCATAA
- the rplC gene encoding 50S ribosomal protein L3, with protein sequence MSGIIAQKLSMTQIARGDNMVAVTLLRVPNTTIAQIKTSDKEGYNALVLNAKNAKGKTIKKKEVPTNESTGAVGDIVDVSVLEGVTTVKLMAVSKGKGFTGAMKRWNFIGGPGGHGSKFHRALGSIGTRKPRRTKPGQRMHGRHGNALKTLASVPVELIDREHNIIAVRGAVPGAFNGFVYLVF encoded by the coding sequence ATGTCTGGAATCATCGCACAAAAACTCTCAATGACGCAAATCGCACGCGGCGACAATATGGTTGCTGTAACGCTCTTACGTGTACCGAATACTACGATTGCTCAAATCAAAACGTCTGATAAGGAGGGCTACAATGCTCTCGTCTTGAACGCAAAAAATGCCAAGGGAAAAACTATAAAGAAGAAAGAGGTTCCAACAAATGAATCAACAGGTGCTGTCGGCGATATCGTCGACGTCTCTGTTCTTGAATGAGTTACTACGGTCAAATTGATGGCTGTCTCAAAGGGGAAGGGGTTTACTGGTGCTATGAAGCGTTGGAACTTTATCGGAGGTCCAGGCGGTCATGGATCAAAATTCCACAGAGCGCTCGGGTCTATCGGTACTCGTAAGCCACGTCGAACCAAACCAGGTCAGAGAATGCACGGTCGTCATGGCAATGCTCTGAAGACGCTCGCGAGTGTCCCAGTAGAGCTCATCGATCGTGAACACAATATTATCGCAGTTCGTGGTGCCGTACCAGGTGCCTTCAATGGTTTTGTTTATCTCGTATTCTAG
- the rplP gene encoding 50S ribosomal protein L16, which translates to MQQPKRTKYRKSMTGTQKGLATSGFMLAHGSFGLKAMSSGFLTAREIEAARKTIAHALHRGGKVWIRIFPHKDYTKKALEVPMGGGKGSIEYYHSPVPAGTMLFEIEGVSDEMAHTAFRLAGQKLSVKTSIVDKKSLFSLAA; encoded by the coding sequence ATGCAACAACCAAAACGAACAAAATACCGTAAATCTATGACCGGAACCCAAAAGGGTCTCGCGACGTCTGGATTTATGCTCGCACACGGATCGTTTGGTCTCAAGGCGATGTCATCAGGATTTCTCACAGCTCGTGAAATCGAAGCGGCTCGAAAGACTATTGCTCACGCACTGCATCGAGGTGGTAAAGTATGGATTCGTATCTTCCCACACAAGGATTACACCAAAAAAGCTCTCGAAGTACCAATGGGATGAGGAAAGGGAAGTATCGAGTATTACCACTCTCCAGTTCCAGCAGGCACTATGCTCTTTGAAATCGAAGGTGTCTCAGATGAGATGGCTCACACAGCATTTCGACTCGCTGGTCAAAAACTCTCTGTCAAAACCTCTATTGTTGATAAAAAATCTCTCTTTTCTCTCGCTGCTTAA
- the rpsH gene encoding 30S ribosomal protein S8 produces MTTDPISDLFVSLHNALIVGKGAINVPHSSLKERILNILKKNKYIVDFVTQGDIKKTILITLDDSRMRKVPHFRRISTPGHRVFSGSTSIKKSRNGTGIYILSTPKGVITGYEARALKVGGEVIGEVY; encoded by the coding sequence ATGACTACTGATCCTATATCTGATTTGTTTGTTTCTCTCCACAATGCTCTCATTGTTGGCAAGGGTGCAATAAATGTCCCTCATTCATCTCTGAAAGAGCGAATTTTAAATATCCTCAAGAAGAATAAATATATTGTTGATTTTGTCACCCAAGGTGACATCAAGAAGACTATTCTTATTACTCTTGATGATTCTCGTATGAGAAAAGTTCCACATTTTCGACGTATTAGTACACCAGGTCACCGAGTGTTCTCTGGTTCGACTTCTATCAAAAAATCACGCAATGGAACGGGCATCTATATTCTCTCAACACCAAAAGGAGTCATCACTGGCTATGAAGCACGTGCTCTCAAGGTCGGGTGAGAAGTTATCGGCGAAGTTTATTAA
- the rplE gene encoding 50S ribosomal protein L5, whose protein sequence is MSLKQHYTSTVLPYLKKHLKKNVNALPRLEKIVINMGIGSLVTGGQKDFSLLEKHLSLIAGQKPVVSKAKHSISNFKLREGQAVGLSTTLRGDRMYDFLEKMIHLVLPRVRDFQGLRAKSMDKEGNLNIGLKEQTLFPEIVQDDIVKTHGIQITIVTKSTASSDALLLLQQLGIPFTK, encoded by the coding sequence ATGTCACTCAAACAACACTATACATCTACCGTTCTTCCCTACCTTAAGAAACACCTTAAGAAAAATGTGAACGCACTTCCTCGTCTCGAGAAAATCGTTATCAATATGGGTATTGGCTCACTCGTAACGGGTGGTCAGAAAGATTTTTCTCTTCTTGAGAAACATCTTTCTCTGATTGCTGGTCAGAAACCAGTGGTTTCGAAAGCGAAACATTCTATCTCAAACTTCAAGCTCCGGGAAGGACAGGCGGTAGGGCTCAGCACGACACTCCGAGGAGATCGTATGTATGACTTCTTAGAAAAAATGATTCACTTGGTTCTTCCTCGCGTTCGAGACTTCCAAGGTCTCAGGGCGAAGAGTATGGACAAAGAAGGCAATCTCAATATAGGACTCAAAGAACAGACACTTTTCCCAGAAATTGTACAAGATGATATCGTCAAGACTCATGGTATTCAGATAACAATTGTGACAAAATCAACGGCATCCAGCGATGCACTTCTCCTTCTTCAACAACTCGGAATTCCATTTACTAAATAA
- the rplV gene encoding 50S ribosomal protein L22, translated as MKATLKNARISPKKLRVIANLVRGKTVNDALPMLRLFEKKGGDILYKVLASATANAIHNDACAKDDLKIHLLSIAQGPTYKRSRPVSRGRSHRILKRTSHVFLELSHK; from the coding sequence ATGAAAGCTACCCTCAAAAACGCCCGCATATCTCCCAAGAAACTTCGTGTTATCGCGAATCTCGTTCGTGGAAAGACTGTCAATGATGCTCTTCCTATGCTGAGACTTTTCGAAAAGAAGGGGGGAGATATCCTCTACAAGGTCCTTGCAAGTGCGACAGCAAATGCTATTCATAATGACGCGTGTGCCAAAGATGATCTCAAGATCCATCTTCTCAGCATCGCTCAAGGCCCTACTTATAAGAGAAGTCGTCCAGTGAGTCGTGGACGCAGTCATCGAATCCTCAAACGTACGAGTCATGTCTTTCTCGAACTCTCTCATAAATAA
- the rplW gene encoding 50S ribosomal protein L23: MDIYSVILGSVDSHKSRMLEMGKVYTFRVAENATKIDVKRAFHALYNKTVVSVQMARNYLKTKNAKKGTIRRRASFKKAYVRLESPVTQLAKLHTPKDQ; this comes from the coding sequence ATGGATATATATAGTGTCATCCTCGGTTCTGTCGATTCTCATAAATCTCGTATGCTCGAGATGGGGAAAGTCTACACGTTTCGTGTAGCTGAAAATGCGACAAAAATCGATGTCAAGCGTGCATTTCACGCTCTTTACAATAAAACAGTCGTCTCTGTGCAGATGGCTCGTAACTATCTCAAAACTAAAAATGCCAAAAAGGGCACTATTCGCAGGCGTGCTTCCTTCAAGAAAGCATACGTTCGCCTCGAAAGTCCTGTAACGCAATTGGCGAAACTTCATACTCCAAAAGACCAATAA
- the rpmC gene encoding 50S ribosomal protein L29, whose amino-acid sequence MAITKTSKTPKVATKASKAIPKAAVEAPKKASKGASDTRTLRSEVYVLKMKHAMRELKETHKIKKARQALARHLTKLHNA is encoded by the coding sequence ATGGCTATTACCAAAACTTCTAAAACTCCAAAAGTTGCTACAAAAGCTTCCAAAGCTATTCCAAAAGCTGCTGTTGAAGCTCCAAAAAAAGCATCAAAAGGAGCTTCAGATACTCGGACACTTCGTTCTGAAGTCTATGTTCTCAAGATGAAACATGCTATGCGAGAACTCAAGGAAACACACAAGATCAAAAAGGCGCGCCAAGCATTGGCTCGCCATCTTACCAAACTTCATAACGCTTAA
- the rpsS gene encoding 30S ribosomal protein S19 encodes MSRSLKKSPFIPDFLLKRVAALNVSGRKSVIKLWKRASVIHPDFVGHTFGVHNGKDHIPVFVTEDMVGHRLGEFSPTRKFMKHAGKK; translated from the coding sequence ATGTCTCGTAGTCTCAAAAAATCACCTTTTATCCCTGACTTTCTCCTGAAGAGAGTCGCTGCCCTGAATGTATCTGGCAGAAAAAGTGTCATAAAGCTCTGGAAGCGTGCCTCTGTTATCCATCCAGATTTTGTGGGTCACACATTCGGTGTCCACAATGGTAAGGATCACATCCCAGTATTTGTTACTGAAGATATGGTCGGTCATCGTCTCGGAGAATTTTCACCAACTCGAAAGTTTATGAAACACGCTGGTAAAAAATAA
- a CDS encoding GNAT family N-acetyltransferase has product MQLFIDEYSRFHQGKSMIFAIQESQYLEDHKADIVEDLNMLVKMKVSITLVHTIPPENISLQQYFLGSVPGIHIIRAPKDHDFCEEALQHAAGKDKLIYLTREALIDCDGKRINAISTQKVHEKCFPTEANTAPSYCDALKIQSTHVRNCLEMICKKVHLGLLPRTHFIPLQDDHAIKNELFSIDGVGTIIEDDFSEPTITPATEEEVDIIFGIFEIHKKEKYLKPRSKEYIREHLSTFYVAHIDKIPVGCVEIKEIDPTTYELAGLAVIKTFLSLKIGSRLIKLVEKHALTDKKDLVCITPNPELQRSLTKNGYIEDLTGKYKWRAEQSPRAVLYVKNG; this is encoded by the coding sequence ATGCAACTCTTTATAGATGAATATTCTAGATTTCATCAGGGTAAATCGATGATATTTGCCATTCAAGAGAGCCAATATTTGGAGGATCACAAAGCGGATATCGTGGAGGACCTCAATATGCTCGTGAAAATGAAGGTCTCCATCACTCTGGTGCACACCATCCCTCCTGAAAATATTTCCTTGCAACAATATTTCCTCGGTTCTGTCCCCGGAATACATATCATACGTGCTCCAAAGGACCATGATTTCTGTGAAGAAGCGCTCCAGCATGCAGCAGGAAAAGATAAGCTCATCTATCTTACACGAGAAGCTCTCATAGATTGTGATGGGAAAAGAATTAATGCTATCTCTACACAAAAGGTGCACGAAAAATGTTTTCCGACAGAAGCAAATACTGCCCCTTCTTATTGTGATGCTCTCAAGATACAAAGTACTCATGTGCGGAATTGTCTGGAAATGATATGCAAAAAAGTACATCTATGACTTCTGCCCCGAACACACTTTATCCCTTTGCAGGATGACCATGCTATCAAAAATGAGCTCTTTAGTATCGATGGTGTCTGAACCATTATTGAAGATGATTTTTCTGAACCAACTATCACTCCTGCGACGGAAGAAGAAGTGGATATTATTTTTGGAATTTTTGAAATACATAAAAAGGAAAAATATCTCAAACCCCGTTCAAAAGAATATATACGGGAACATTTATCCACATTTTATGTGGCGCATATTGATAAAATACCCGTTGGTTGTGTGGAAATCAAAGAAATTGATCCAACAACCTATGAGCTTGCTGGGCTTGCGGTCATCAAAACATTCCTAAGTCTCAAGATATGATCGAGACTCATAAAACTCGTGGAGAAACATGCTCTCACTGATAAAAAAGATCTGGTCTGTATCACGCCAAATCCAGAACTTCAGAGAAGTCTCACGAAAAATGGATATATAGAAGACTTGACTGGAAAATATAAGTGGCGAGCTGAGCAATCTCCTCGTGCAGTTTTATATGTAAAAAATGGGTAA
- a CDS encoding uS14 family ribosomal protein: protein MARKALIAKCARRKLRASRQRLNGQKVTFSTRIYSQCIVSGRRRGVIGRFGLSRIELRERCNRGEILGVRKSSW from the coding sequence ATGGCTCGTAAAGCTCTCATCGCTAAATGTGCTCGACGTAAGCTCCGTGCTTCCCGTCAACGTCTTAACGGACAAAAAGTCACATTTTCTACACGAATCTACTCTCAATGTATCGTCTCAGGAAGACGACGAGGTGTCATCGGACGTTTCGGCCTCTCTCGTATAGAGCTCCGTGAACGTTGTAACCGCGGTGAAATACTCGGTGTCCGTAAATCTAGCTGGTAA